In a single window of the Littorina saxatilis isolate snail1 linkage group LG5, US_GU_Lsax_2.0, whole genome shotgun sequence genome:
- the LOC138965823 gene encoding uncharacterized protein: MVLERSFDSAELKQLLAGSEMLVDKSLAAEGHRNRSRISRPPLPKGSQVFEKVLDEFQPERLGPEIRVTGPSSHLQAPSNKRVITGDATLLSPGSPRVRSRSNSPAPISGPRSATRVNSPHGSRPGSAAKQGAPSGGVPSSVSGNAQQTLSRPSSKTLLVSAAKQRPPSGGVPFTGSGNAQQTLSRPSSKTLLVSAAKQRPPSGGVPSTGSGNAQQTLSRPSSKTLLVSAAKQRPPSGGVPSTGSGNAQQTLSRPSSKTLLVSAAKQRPPSGGVPSTGSGNAQQILSRPSSKTLLVSAAMN, from the exons ATGGTCCTGGAACGAAGTTTTGATTCTGCGGAATTGAAACAGTTGCTAGCGGGCAGCGAGATGCTAGTGGACAAATCACTGGCCGCGGAAGGGCATCGTAACCGTTCCAGAATTAGTCGCCCGCCCCTCCCCAAGGGATCACAGGTCTTCGAGAAGGTCCTCGATGAATTTCAG CCAGAGAGACTGGGTCCAGAAATACGAGTGACCGGTCCGTCATCACACCTCCAGGCACCAAGCAACAAACGGGTGATCACAGGGGACGCGACTCTTCTCAGTCCAGGCTCCCCCAGAGTTCGCTCCCGTTCCAACTCGCCTGCGCCCATATCCGGTCCCAGAAGTGCGACGCGAGTAAATTCCCCTCACGGCTCTCGCCCAGGTAGCGCTGCAAAGCAAGGAGCGCCGTCTGGTGGCGTGCCTTCTTCCGTAAGCGGAAATGCACAGCAGACATTGAGCAGACCTTCTTCGAAAACACTTTTGGTATCTGCTGCAAAGCAACGACCGCCCTCTGGTGGGGTGCCATTTACCGGAAGCGGAAATGCACAACAGACATTGAGCAGACCTTCTTCGAAAACACTTTTGGTATCTGCTGCAAAGCAACGACCGCCGTCTGGTGGGGTGCCTTCTACCGGAAGCGGAAATGCACAACAGACATTGAGCCGACCTTCTTCGAAAACACTTTTGGTATCTGCTGCAAAACAACGACCGCCGTCTGGTGGGGTGCCTTCTACCGGAAGCGGAAATGCACAACAGACATTGAGCAGACCTTCTTCGAAAACACTTTTGGTATCTGCTGCAAAGCAACGACCGCCGTCTGGTGGGGTGCCTTCTACCGGAAGCGGAAATGCACAGCAGATATTGAGCAGACCTTCTTCGAAGACACTGTTGGTATCTGCTGCAATGAACTGA